From Thalassoglobus sp. JC818, the proteins below share one genomic window:
- a CDS encoding DUF1257 domain-containing protein, with the protein MSHIVSIQTEVRDPVAIRSACDRLKLPEPVFGKVKLFSSSETGWAVQLPEWRYPVVADVNTGKLAYDNYNGRWGEQKQLDRFLQGYAVEKAKIEARKKGHSVIEQPLEDGSIKLTVSVGGVA; encoded by the coding sequence TTGTCGCACATTGTTTCGATTCAAACGGAAGTTCGTGATCCCGTCGCCATTCGGTCGGCGTGTGATCGACTCAAGCTGCCGGAGCCAGTCTTCGGCAAAGTGAAGCTGTTCAGCAGTTCGGAAACGGGCTGGGCTGTGCAGTTGCCGGAGTGGCGGTATCCGGTTGTGGCCGACGTCAACACCGGCAAGCTCGCCTACGACAATTACAACGGTCGCTGGGGTGAGCAAAAGCAGCTCGATCGGTTCCTTCAGGGATACGCGGTCGAGAAGGCCAAGATCGAAGCCCGCAAGAAGGGACACTCGGTCATCGAGCAGCCACTGGAAGACGGCTCGATCAAGTTGACCGTCAGCGTTGGAGGTGTTGCATGA
- a CDS encoding DUF2997 domain-containing protein, whose product MSSFGKTIEITVLPDGQTKVETKGFVGSECRQASQFIEKALGQQTDEVLRAEFHQSASRQQSVQEGG is encoded by the coding sequence ATGAGCAGTTTCGGAAAAACCATCGAAATCACCGTCCTGCCCGACGGTCAAACCAAAGTGGAGACCAAGGGCTTCGTTGGCTCTGAATGCCGACAGGCCAGCCAGTTCATCGAGAAGGCACTCGGGCAGCAAACGGACGAAGTCCTCAGGGCCGAGTTTCATCAATCGGCTTCGCGTCAGCAATCGGTGCAGGAAGGAGGCTGA
- a CDS encoding DUF262 domain-containing protein, translating into MKDAQKPDHVSLNNVIQRLKEGRFVIPDFQREFEWNPRDIRDLMRSIFLDYYIGSLLLWKGKAQNFDALSCEPVYGYNGGEAAEHIVLDGQQRLTAMYYAFVAPDVPLPKRRNRYVYFIRVDKFMQEEYDQAFDSAWAKRYVNKILTDKKMQYSQHIFPLSIIGAGGWELFSWVQEYEKHWDAVAKQAKEDGDEQAEQEAVQSVKDAKQFGEHLKGITEQYQVSYIELDQDLEIEKVCDIFTQINSKGVQLDVFDLINALLKPKDLQLKKLWREAKPRLSFVKSRKMKVYVLQVMSLLRQAYCSPKYLYYLLPGETRTFRDPDGTKRKEILVKDTTDFRKRWNGAVAALENAMDHLKHPQEFGAISSQYLPYVSILPAFAAIQTHVKTLPAHTQLVAQKKVRHWYWASVFTNRYSGSVESTSARDFLDIQEWIADDVAEPALIQEFKDRFKNLKLRGETKRGSSVYNGIFNLLVIQGARDWMTGNIPQHGNLDDHHIVPASWGKANSFNSILNRTPLTSETNRHVIRDRLPNEYLPELIESNGESTVRAILESHFISPAAQAILLRDPFTPEDFEEFIAERQKTLQEAIENLLIKERIDLSPQLRELDEKVEQVELNLRESILSALDGDASKLPQHVTQKVNERIQRASKKNAAMDAEQYDALAGKLEYFDLRELQDTITGKSTWTLFESQFNNKDTLSGKFNQLAELRNGIRHSRTVDEVTRKEGEAAILWFEKVLGS; encoded by the coding sequence GTGAAAGACGCACAGAAACCGGATCACGTAAGTCTCAATAACGTCATTCAACGGCTCAAAGAGGGACGGTTCGTCATTCCCGACTTTCAGAGAGAGTTTGAATGGAACCCCCGCGATATTCGCGATTTGATGCGTTCCATTTTCCTCGACTACTACATCGGAAGTTTGCTGCTATGGAAAGGGAAAGCTCAGAACTTCGACGCTCTCTCATGTGAACCGGTCTATGGCTACAACGGCGGAGAGGCGGCAGAACACATCGTCCTCGATGGTCAGCAGCGACTGACGGCCATGTATTACGCCTTCGTGGCACCAGACGTGCCGTTGCCAAAACGCAGAAACCGCTACGTCTACTTCATTCGTGTCGACAAGTTTATGCAGGAGGAGTACGACCAGGCGTTCGATTCAGCCTGGGCGAAGCGCTACGTCAATAAAATCCTGACCGATAAGAAGATGCAGTATTCTCAACATATTTTCCCACTGTCCATTATTGGAGCCGGTGGCTGGGAACTCTTTAGCTGGGTTCAGGAATACGAAAAGCACTGGGACGCTGTGGCCAAGCAGGCAAAAGAAGATGGCGACGAGCAGGCCGAGCAAGAAGCAGTTCAAAGTGTGAAAGACGCGAAACAGTTTGGAGAGCATCTCAAAGGGATCACGGAGCAATATCAGGTCTCCTACATCGAACTGGATCAGGATCTTGAGATCGAAAAAGTCTGCGACATTTTCACTCAGATCAACAGTAAGGGCGTGCAACTCGACGTCTTTGATCTGATCAACGCTTTGCTGAAGCCCAAGGACCTGCAACTCAAAAAGCTCTGGCGAGAAGCCAAGCCCCGGCTGAGCTTTGTCAAATCACGCAAGATGAAAGTGTACGTGCTGCAAGTCATGTCGCTCCTGAGGCAAGCATACTGCTCACCAAAATACCTCTACTACCTGCTGCCCGGTGAAACCCGAACATTTCGCGATCCAGATGGGACGAAGCGAAAAGAGATATTGGTCAAGGATACGACTGATTTCAGGAAACGATGGAATGGTGCTGTTGCGGCGTTGGAGAACGCCATGGATCACTTGAAGCATCCACAGGAATTTGGCGCCATCTCGTCGCAATATCTTCCCTACGTGTCGATTCTGCCTGCGTTCGCTGCGATTCAAACGCATGTCAAAACTCTCCCCGCACACACTCAGTTGGTGGCTCAAAAGAAAGTACGGCATTGGTATTGGGCGTCGGTGTTTACCAACCGTTATTCCGGTTCGGTGGAATCAACCAGCGCCAGGGACTTTCTTGACATCCAGGAATGGATTGCTGACGACGTTGCGGAACCGGCGCTTATTCAGGAGTTCAAAGACCGCTTCAAGAATCTGAAACTGCGAGGAGAAACCAAGCGGGGTAGCTCCGTCTACAACGGCATCTTCAATTTGCTGGTCATTCAGGGCGCTCGGGACTGGATGACCGGCAACATTCCTCAGCATGGAAACCTGGATGATCATCACATCGTGCCTGCGTCATGGGGGAAGGCAAACTCGTTCAATTCGATTCTCAACAGAACACCATTGACCAGCGAAACCAATCGTCATGTGATCCGGGATCGGCTTCCCAACGAGTATCTCCCAGAACTCATTGAGTCGAATGGTGAATCCACCGTTCGGGCAATCCTCGAATCGCATTTCATTTCACCAGCGGCTCAGGCCATTCTGCTGCGTGATCCGTTCACGCCTGAGGACTTCGAGGAGTTCATTGCCGAACGTCAGAAGACGCTGCAAGAAGCAATCGAGAATCTTCTCATCAAAGAGCGTATCGACCTGTCGCCGCAGTTGCGGGAACTGGATGAGAAAGTCGAACAAGTCGAACTCAACCTTCGCGAGTCAATCCTGTCTGCACTCGATGGCGACGCGAGCAAGCTCCCACAGCATGTCACGCAGAAAGTGAATGAGCGGATTCAAAGAGCCAGCAAGAAAAACGCTGCGATGGACGCTGAGCAATACGACGCTCTTGCTGGCAAGCTGGAATACTTCGACCTGCGTGAGTTGCAGGACACCATCACCGGCAAGTCGACTTGGACGCTGTTTGAATCGCAGTTCAATAACAAGGACACGCTTTCCGGGAAATTCAACCAGTTGGCGGAGTTACGGAATGGCATCCGACACAGCCGCACGGTTGATGAAGTCACCCGCAAAGAAGGTGAAGCCGCAATCCTCTGGTTCGAGAAGGTGCTTGGATCATGA
- a CDS encoding type I restriction endonuclease subunit R — protein MPSSDTSEHGLESLIVKHMLGSGWLAGQPSDYDRAYAVDLVQLCAFIKATQEALVEAFALDSDNPTRRKFLARLQGEITKRGTIDVLRHGLKHGPHHVDLFYGTPTPGNTKAEERFAANRFSVTRQLRYSQDETQLALDLGLFINGLPIATFELKNSLTKQTVEDAVWQYKKDRDPRELLFEFGRCVAHFAVDDHEVRFCTHLKGKASWFLPFNRGYNDGAGNPPNPAGIKTDYLWKQILTPAGLTDILENFAQVVESKDEKTGRKKRTQIWPRYHQLDVVRKLLADAGQRGAGQRYLIQHSAGSGKSNSIAWLSHQLIGLKQADEEVFDSIIVITDRRILDQQIRDTIKQFAQVGATVGHAEHSGDLRKFIAGGKKIIISTVQKFPFILEEIGSDHRGRKFAIIIDEAHSSQGGKTSAALSMALSEAGEEQEDETTEDKINRIMEARKLLPNASYFAFTATPKNKTLEIFGEPYSEGEETKHRPFHSYTMKQATQEGFILDVLANYTPVASYYKLVKAIEADPEFDTKKAKKKLRKYVESHDHAIRLKAEIMVDHFHEQVIGLKKIGGQARAMVVTSGIQRAIQYFHAMSDYLKERKSPYQAIVAFSGEHEYGGQKVTEASLNGFPSSQIADRIQEDPYRFLICADKFQTGYDEPLLHTMYVDKPLSSIKAVQTLSRLNRAHPQKHDVFVLDFLNDTDTIQEAFARYYRTTILSRETDPNKLHDLKGDLDGYQVYGPEHIDELVKLYLDGADRDKLDPILDACVATYNEELDEDSQVDFKGKAKAFCRTYGFLGSILPSSYKVPGWEKLSIFLNFLIPKLPAPKEEDLSKGILESIDMDSYRVEKHAAMQIHLADEDAEIDPVPTSGGGHKQPPELDTLSNILKTFNDQFGNISWSDEDRVRKLITEEIPAKVKADAAYQNAKKQGDKSKARIEHDAALLRVMVGLLKDDTELFKQYSDNEGFKRWLADTVFGLTFEEDAA, from the coding sequence ATGCCGTCATCCGATACCTCCGAGCACGGACTCGAATCCCTAATCGTCAAACACATGCTGGGCTCCGGCTGGTTGGCTGGTCAGCCCAGCGATTACGACCGGGCCTATGCCGTCGACCTGGTTCAGCTTTGTGCGTTCATCAAGGCGACTCAGGAAGCGCTGGTTGAGGCGTTCGCGCTCGATTCGGACAATCCCACGCGACGGAAGTTTCTGGCTAGGTTGCAGGGCGAGATCACCAAACGAGGCACAATCGACGTCCTGCGGCATGGCCTGAAGCACGGCCCCCATCACGTTGACTTGTTCTACGGCACGCCGACGCCCGGCAACACCAAAGCCGAAGAACGATTCGCCGCCAACCGTTTCAGCGTGACCCGGCAGTTGCGGTACAGCCAGGACGAAACGCAACTGGCTCTCGACTTGGGCCTGTTCATCAACGGTTTGCCGATTGCCACGTTCGAGCTGAAGAACAGCCTCACCAAACAGACGGTGGAAGATGCCGTCTGGCAATACAAGAAAGACCGCGACCCGCGCGAGCTGCTGTTCGAGTTCGGCCGCTGCGTGGCTCACTTCGCTGTCGACGATCACGAGGTCCGTTTCTGCACACACCTGAAAGGGAAAGCGTCCTGGTTCCTGCCATTCAATCGAGGCTACAACGACGGTGCAGGCAATCCGCCCAACCCGGCAGGCATCAAAACCGACTATCTGTGGAAACAGATTCTGACGCCCGCTGGTTTGACCGACATTCTGGAGAACTTCGCCCAGGTCGTGGAATCAAAGGACGAGAAGACGGGCAGGAAGAAGCGAACGCAGATTTGGCCCCGGTATCACCAGCTCGACGTCGTCCGCAAGCTGCTGGCTGACGCCGGTCAGCGCGGAGCCGGACAGCGTTACTTGATTCAGCATTCGGCAGGGAGCGGGAAGTCGAACTCGATTGCCTGGCTGTCCCATCAACTGATCGGCCTGAAGCAAGCTGATGAGGAAGTCTTTGATTCGATCATTGTCATTACCGACCGCCGCATTCTGGACCAGCAGATTCGGGATACGATCAAGCAGTTTGCCCAGGTCGGAGCCACAGTCGGTCACGCGGAGCATTCCGGCGATCTGCGGAAGTTCATCGCGGGCGGCAAGAAGATCATTATTTCGACCGTCCAGAAGTTCCCGTTCATCCTGGAGGAGATCGGCAGCGACCATCGCGGCAGGAAGTTTGCGATCATCATCGACGAAGCCCATTCGAGCCAGGGCGGCAAGACATCCGCCGCGCTGAGCATGGCACTCTCGGAGGCTGGTGAGGAACAGGAAGACGAGACCACCGAGGACAAAATCAACCGCATTATGGAGGCCCGCAAGCTGCTGCCAAACGCCAGCTACTTCGCCTTCACCGCAACCCCCAAGAACAAGACGCTGGAAATCTTCGGCGAGCCGTACTCCGAGGGCGAAGAAACCAAGCACCGGCCCTTCCACAGCTACACGATGAAGCAGGCTACTCAGGAAGGCTTCATTCTGGATGTACTGGCGAACTATACGCCCGTTGCGAGTTACTACAAGCTGGTCAAAGCGATCGAAGCTGACCCCGAGTTCGACACGAAGAAGGCCAAGAAGAAGCTCCGCAAGTACGTCGAAAGCCACGACCACGCCATCCGGCTCAAAGCCGAGATCATGGTCGATCACTTTCACGAGCAAGTAATCGGCCTGAAGAAAATCGGCGGGCAGGCCCGCGCGATGGTCGTCACCAGCGGTATCCAGCGGGCGATTCAGTATTTCCACGCGATGTCCGATTACCTCAAGGAACGCAAGAGTCCGTATCAGGCCATCGTCGCCTTCTCCGGCGAACACGAATACGGCGGGCAAAAGGTCACCGAAGCCTCACTCAACGGATTCCCCAGCAGTCAGATCGCCGACCGGATTCAGGAAGACCCGTATCGGTTCCTGATTTGTGCCGACAAGTTCCAGACCGGCTACGACGAGCCGTTGCTGCACACGATGTACGTAGACAAGCCGCTGTCGAGCATCAAAGCCGTTCAGACACTCTCACGGCTCAACCGCGCACATCCACAGAAGCACGATGTGTTTGTCCTCGACTTCCTGAACGACACGGACACGATTCAGGAAGCGTTCGCCCGCTACTACCGCACAACGATCCTCAGCAGGGAAACCGATCCGAACAAGCTGCACGACCTGAAGGGCGATCTTGATGGCTATCAGGTTTACGGCCCGGAACACATCGACGAGTTGGTGAAGCTCTACCTCGACGGAGCCGACCGGGATAAACTCGATCCGATCCTGGATGCCTGCGTCGCGACCTACAACGAGGAACTCGACGAGGACAGCCAGGTCGATTTCAAAGGCAAAGCAAAAGCGTTCTGCCGGACCTACGGATTCCTCGGCTCGATACTGCCATCGAGCTACAAGGTGCCCGGCTGGGAAAAACTGTCAATCTTCCTCAACTTCCTGATTCCCAAGCTCCCGGCTCCCAAAGAGGAAGACCTGTCGAAGGGGATTCTGGAATCCATCGACATGGACAGCTACCGCGTTGAGAAGCACGCGGCGATGCAAATCCATCTGGCTGATGAAGACGCTGAGATTGACCCGGTCCCCACCAGCGGTGGCGGCCACAAACAACCGCCCGAACTCGACACGCTGTCGAACATCCTCAAGACGTTCAACGATCAGTTCGGCAACATCTCCTGGTCCGACGAGGACCGCGTCCGCAAGCTGATCACCGAGGAGATCCCGGCCAAAGTCAAAGCCGACGCGGCCTATCAGAACGCCAAAAAGCAGGGCGACAAGAGCAAGGCCCGCATCGAACACGACGCCGCTCTGCTGCGAGTAATGGTCGGGCTGCTCAAAGACGATACTGAATTATTCAAGCAATACAGCGACAACGAAGGATTCAAACGATGGCTCGCCGACACCGTCTTCGGCCTCACCTTCGAGGAGGACGCGGCGTGA
- a CDS encoding helix-turn-helix domain-containing protein → MEKLSDYVKTAEAAEILGVSQTTLRKYAATGKIPVRVNPANGYRLFKRSDLDDFLRRAAAPVKPSKARKNVKSK, encoded by the coding sequence ATGGAAAAACTGAGTGATTACGTGAAGACCGCCGAGGCTGCGGAGATCCTCGGTGTGTCGCAAACGACTCTGAGAAAATACGCCGCGACTGGAAAGATCCCTGTGCGGGTCAACCCGGCCAACGGCTATCGGTTGTTCAAGCGTTCGGACCTGGACGATTTCCTCCGGCGGGCAGCAGCGCCGGTGAAACCTTCCAAGGCCAGAAAGAACGTGAAGTCGAAGTAG
- a CDS encoding class I SAM-dependent DNA methyltransferase — protein MDSSQLNWITGYIWGIADDVLRDLYVRGKYRDVILPMTVLRRLDAVLEPTKQAVLDMKANLDKAGVTNQDAALRQASGQAFYNTSKFTLRDLRARANQQQLKADFEDYLDGFSSNVQDILENFEFRNQIPRLSKADSLGTLIEKLVSPEINLGPNPIINGDGSEKHPGLDNHAMGTMFEELVRKFNEENNEEAGEHWTPRDAVKLMAKLIFLPIADQIESGSYLLYDGACGTGGMLTVAEDTLTELAESHDKQVATHLYGQEINAETYAICKADLLLKGEGEAADNIIGGPEHSTLSNDAFRAREFDFMLSNPPYGKSWKSDQERMGGKAGIKDPRFVIEHNGDSEFSLVTRSSDGQMLFLANMCAKMKHDTPLGSRIAEVHNGSSLFTGDAGQGESNIRRWIIENDWLEAIVALPLNMFYNTGIATYIWVVTNRKPEHRKGKVQLIDATKWFKPLRKNMGMKNCELSEDDIQRICDTFLYFEETEESKVFPNEAFGYWKVTVERPLRLSVELTAENCKRFHAACKDAKEPDVADLIDRVAKSLGAGPHLNFNIFMDAVEADAKEHSLKLTAKRKKLIQNELARRDENAEPVVKKVHKKGKAEADSIRGRFPNPVGDKSLVLEYEPDSDLRDTEQVPLLEDGGIEAFIRREVLPHAEDAWFDETSIKVGYEISFNRYFYKPQPLRSLEEIRNDILALEKETEGLLVEIVGEGK, from the coding sequence ATGGATTCATCCCAACTCAACTGGATCACCGGGTACATCTGGGGCATTGCCGACGATGTTCTGCGGGACCTTTACGTCCGTGGGAAATACCGCGACGTCATTCTCCCGATGACGGTCCTGCGTCGACTCGATGCCGTTCTGGAGCCGACCAAGCAGGCCGTGCTCGACATGAAGGCCAATCTCGACAAAGCGGGCGTCACCAATCAGGACGCCGCGTTGCGTCAGGCCAGCGGGCAGGCGTTTTACAATACCTCAAAGTTCACACTCCGCGACCTGCGGGCACGGGCCAACCAACAACAGCTCAAAGCCGACTTCGAGGATTATCTCGACGGTTTCTCATCCAACGTGCAGGACATTCTGGAGAACTTCGAGTTCCGCAATCAGATTCCCCGGCTCTCTAAGGCCGACTCTCTCGGCACACTGATTGAGAAGCTCGTTTCCCCCGAAATCAATCTTGGTCCCAACCCCATCATCAACGGCGACGGTTCGGAAAAACACCCCGGCCTTGATAACCACGCGATGGGGACGATGTTTGAAGAGCTTGTCCGCAAGTTCAACGAGGAGAACAACGAGGAAGCAGGCGAGCACTGGACGCCGCGCGATGCCGTCAAGCTGATGGCGAAACTGATCTTCCTGCCGATCGCGGACCAGATCGAATCCGGCTCGTACCTGCTCTATGACGGCGCCTGCGGAACGGGCGGCATGTTGACTGTCGCGGAAGACACGCTCACTGAACTGGCCGAATCGCACGACAAACAGGTCGCCACTCACCTCTACGGTCAGGAAATCAACGCCGAGACCTACGCCATCTGCAAGGCGGACCTGCTGCTCAAAGGGGAAGGCGAAGCCGCTGACAACATCATTGGCGGTCCCGAGCATTCCACATTGTCGAACGATGCGTTCCGTGCCCGCGAGTTCGACTTCATGCTCTCCAATCCTCCGTACGGCAAAAGCTGGAAAAGCGACCAGGAACGGATGGGCGGCAAAGCGGGGATCAAAGACCCGCGATTCGTCATCGAGCATAACGGCGACTCCGAGTTCTCACTCGTGACCCGCAGCAGCGATGGCCAGATGCTGTTTCTGGCCAACATGTGCGCGAAAATGAAGCACGACACACCGCTGGGCAGCCGAATCGCCGAGGTTCACAACGGCTCCTCACTGTTCACGGGAGACGCTGGTCAGGGCGAGAGCAATATCCGTCGCTGGATTATCGAAAACGATTGGCTGGAAGCGATTGTCGCGCTGCCGCTGAACATGTTCTACAACACCGGCATCGCCACCTACATCTGGGTCGTCACCAACCGCAAGCCCGAACATCGCAAAGGCAAGGTCCAGCTCATCGACGCGACGAAGTGGTTCAAACCCCTGCGGAAAAACATGGGGATGAAGAACTGCGAACTGTCCGAAGACGACATTCAGCGGATTTGCGACACGTTTCTATACTTCGAGGAAACCGAAGAATCCAAAGTCTTCCCGAACGAAGCGTTCGGTTATTGGAAAGTGACCGTCGAGCGACCATTACGGTTGAGCGTCGAACTCACGGCTGAAAACTGCAAACGGTTCCACGCCGCCTGCAAGGATGCGAAGGAACCCGACGTCGCCGATCTGATCGACCGCGTCGCCAAGTCGCTCGGGGCCGGTCCACACCTGAACTTCAACATCTTCATGGATGCCGTTGAGGCCGATGCCAAAGAACACAGCCTCAAGCTAACAGCCAAGCGGAAGAAGTTGATCCAGAACGAACTCGCCCGCCGGGACGAGAATGCCGAACCGGTCGTGAAGAAAGTCCACAAGAAGGGCAAGGCTGAGGCCGATTCGATTCGCGGACGATTCCCGAATCCCGTGGGCGACAAGTCGCTGGTGCTGGAATACGAACCGGACAGCGACCTCCGCGATACCGAGCAGGTGCCGCTGCTCGAAGACGGGGGCATCGAAGCCTTCATCCGTCGCGAGGTCCTGCCGCACGCCGAGGACGCCTGGTTCGACGAGACTTCCATCAAGGTCGGCTACGAAATCAGCTTCAACCGCTACTTCTACAAACCACAGCCGCTGCGGTCATTGGAGGAGATCCGCAACGACATCCTAGCCTTGGAGAAGGAGACCGAAGGGCTGCTGGTCGAAATCGTCGGGGAAGGGAAATAA
- a CDS encoding restriction endonuclease subunit S encodes MIDGLTPYTDHKDSGLPWLGEIPAHWDVRRNGRLFVQRNQTGFPDLPILEVSLKTGVRVRDFENSNRKQVMADREKYKRARQGDIAYNMMRMWQGAVGTSPVDGLVSPAYVVAKPLPKTESRYYQYLFRTGAYMDEVNKFSRGIVSDRNRLYWEDFKQMPSPYPPPEEQAAIVRFLNHADRRIRRYIRAKRQLIALLNEQKQAIIHCAVTRGLDPHVKLKPSGVEWLGDVPEHWAVKKLRFNFRYAKGSKAAELTSEYVGRNEGPYPVYSGQTENEGLMGSVSWHEFDFEEPVILVTTVGARAMSTRVLSGKFSLSQNCAIIIPRKSSINVSFNEMAFQRMFAYEKATISLIMQPSLRFADLDRFYIPEPPPEEQTLIAKTVVAQIAELQNVCDQANEQLSLAREFRTRLIADVVTGKLDVREAAAALPDELEAVEPDAEELLDDGDTTDEVELDTEPEEVEA; translated from the coding sequence ATGATTGATGGCCTGACGCCATATACAGACCACAAAGACTCTGGCTTGCCCTGGCTGGGCGAGATTCCAGCGCATTGGGATGTTCGCCGGAATGGTCGGCTGTTTGTGCAACGGAATCAGACGGGGTTTCCGGACCTGCCCATTCTTGAAGTGTCGCTGAAGACCGGCGTTAGAGTCCGGGACTTTGAGAACTCGAACCGTAAGCAGGTGATGGCTGACCGCGAGAAGTATAAACGGGCGCGGCAGGGAGACATTGCTTACAACATGATGCGGATGTGGCAGGGTGCGGTGGGAACTTCGCCGGTCGATGGATTGGTCAGCCCCGCTTATGTGGTGGCGAAGCCGCTCCCGAAAACTGAATCGCGGTACTACCAGTATCTGTTCCGCACCGGCGCGTACATGGACGAGGTCAATAAGTTCTCTCGCGGAATTGTGTCAGACCGCAATCGACTTTATTGGGAAGACTTCAAGCAGATGCCCTCGCCCTATCCACCACCGGAGGAGCAGGCGGCGATTGTGCGGTTTCTGAATCATGCGGATCGGCGTATCCGGCGTTACATCCGGGCTAAGCGGCAGCTCATCGCGCTGCTGAATGAGCAGAAGCAGGCCATCATTCACTGCGCCGTCACTCGCGGCCTCGATCCCCACGTCAAACTCAAACCCTCCGGCGTCGAATGGCTCGGCGATGTACCGGAGCACTGGGCGGTGAAGAAGCTACGGTTCAACTTCCGATATGCCAAAGGTAGCAAGGCTGCTGAATTGACAAGTGAGTACGTCGGAAGAAACGAAGGACCTTATCCGGTTTACAGCGGTCAAACCGAGAACGAAGGGCTGATGGGTTCAGTCTCGTGGCACGAGTTCGACTTTGAAGAGCCCGTAATCCTTGTCACAACAGTCGGCGCTCGTGCCATGTCAACCAGGGTACTATCTGGGAAGTTCAGCCTTTCTCAGAACTGTGCGATCATTATTCCGCGTAAAAGTTCCATCAACGTGTCGTTCAACGAAATGGCTTTCCAACGGATGTTCGCATATGAAAAGGCGACAATTTCACTGATTATGCAGCCTTCACTGAGGTTCGCTGACCTCGACCGCTTCTACATTCCCGAACCGCCACCCGAGGAACAGACGCTGATTGCAAAGACAGTCGTCGCTCAAATTGCCGAGCTTCAGAATGTGTGCGACCAGGCAAATGAGCAGTTGTCGTTAGCGAGAGAGTTCCGTACTCGCCTCATTGCTGATGTCGTCACTGGCAAGCTCGATGTTCGCGAAGCGGCGGCCGCACTCCCGGACGAACTGGAAGCCGTCGAACCCGATGCCGAGGAACTGCTTGACGATGGCGACACCACGGACGAAGTCGAACTCGACACCGAACCCGAGGAGGTCGAGGCATGA